In a single window of the Chitinivibrionales bacterium genome:
- a CDS encoding pyridoxamine 5'-phosphate oxidase family protein: MRRKDREITDSKTMEAVIAESKFCRMALCDNGKPYVVPLCFGYRDRTVYFHCAGEGRKLAVLRRNSEVCLEFESGACVVENTVACRWRLRYKSVIAYGKAKPVDNGDEIRAALDLIMNHYGKGPFTFSDEDLKRVLIYKVPIGSMTCKISA, encoded by the coding sequence ATGAGAAGAAAAGACCGCGAAATCACCGACAGTAAAACCATGGAAGCTGTCATTGCGGAATCGAAATTCTGCCGCATGGCGCTCTGCGATAACGGGAAACCGTATGTCGTGCCTTTGTGTTTCGGCTATAGGGACCGGACCGTTTATTTTCACTGCGCCGGAGAGGGCCGCAAGCTTGCGGTGCTGAGGCGAAACAGCGAGGTATGCCTTGAATTTGAATCCGGCGCGTGCGTGGTGGAAAACACGGTCGCGTGCAGGTGGAGGCTTCGCTATAAATCGGTCATCGCGTACGGAAAAGCAAAGCCGGTTGACAATGGGGATGAAATCCGGGCTGCGCTTGATCTCATCATGAACCATTACGGGAAAGGCCCTTTTACCTTTTCCGATGAGGACCTGAAACGGGTTCTCATATATAAAGTTCCCATCGGATCAATGACCTGCAAAATTTCCGCCTGA